From a single Mesotoga sp. UBA6090 genomic region:
- a CDS encoding ADP-ribosylglycohydrolase family protein yields MNRIFRALEAFAVGDAMGMVTEFMTRRQISSRFRFVSDLLEPNQSLIHRNLVRGQITDDTEQVLYLIKLYSKKRNFSQETVKEALCRWADECDPVGKGYIGPSTKRAIEAFKNKEDFESLGTTSGAPMRVLAPVLCSLNKSEKHLIEVIRDCTVPTHNTNLALEASLAVGFAYYYAANGLGPNGIIEAAIRGSRLSERLSCAEFVGPSVGERLSVIRDHIGGELPDHFLDRIYYLYGTTMEAVDVAVAAIAIGLFCRDDVWQAIRMGASIGGDTDTIAAIAGALSSLQGETNNIPHFITQRVLKANESLDLEKYVRYVEETSDIDD; encoded by the coding sequence ATGAACAGGATTTTCAGGGCACTTGAAGCATTCGCAGTTGGCGATGCGATGGGAATGGTAACGGAATTCATGACCCGCCGGCAAATCTCTAGCAGATTCAGGTTCGTAAGTGATCTGCTGGAACCAAACCAATCGCTCATCCACAGAAACCTTGTAAGAGGCCAGATAACAGACGATACGGAGCAGGTGCTTTATTTGATAAAGCTCTACAGTAAGAAAAGAAACTTCTCACAGGAAACGGTCAAGGAAGCTCTTTGTAGATGGGCCGACGAGTGTGACCCTGTAGGAAAGGGCTACATAGGGCCAAGTACTAAGAGAGCTATCGAAGCCTTCAAGAACAAAGAGGACTTCGAGAGTTTAGGCACTACCAGCGGGGCTCCAATGAGAGTGCTTGCTCCAGTCTTATGCAGCCTCAACAAAAGTGAAAAACATCTAATTGAAGTAATAAGAGATTGCACGGTCCCTACTCATAACACGAATCTTGCTCTTGAAGCTTCCCTGGCAGTCGGATTCGCCTACTACTATGCAGCAAATGGGCTGGGTCCCAACGGGATTATCGAGGCTGCTATCAGAGGCTCGAGATTGTCTGAAAGACTCTCCTGCGCCGAATTCGTGGGACCTTCAGTCGGGGAAAGACTATCTGTGATCAGAGATCACATCGGCGGCGAATTGCCTGACCATTTTCTCGACAGAATCTACTATCTGTATGGCACGACTATGGAGGCTGTAGACGTAGCAGTTGCAGCGATTGCCATCGGCCTTTTCTGCAGAGATGATGTGTGGCAAGCAATAAGAATGGGTGCCTCGATCGGCGGGGACACCGATACCATTGCAGCAATAGCAGGCGCACTGTCTTCTCTCCAGGGCGAAACTAACAATATCCCTCACTTCATAACTCAGAGAGTATTGAAGGCAAACGAAAGTCTTGATCTGGAGAAGTATGTGAGATACGTAGAGGAGACTAGTGATATAGATGATTAA
- a CDS encoding diacylglycerol kinase family protein, translating to MRIGLVYNPNSGKLEKDVDLTKALAAKLEGLHLYCTESSHLHLREYFDLEVTGSERIHNDYRDTVNAGKALSEMNLVISIGGDGTASDVVAGMRQTGRLAPVAGVALGTANCGPLIAFRSVTDILDFDFLNIRPKWVTGLDVFEEEYISSAFNDVVISETLISTVEGEACTIDASDFFYRNKRTPREPTSIASAASRLEINGEEVSPHFRTSQIIISPFSKDTKGLFAYKAVSGLLCWLPYSSCSSAMIVSSRPIITMVEQGETVTAELKQFILANKDTVRLSGFKAFCVIDGNPRVDLSAFKGIEVKTNERAGLCVERRDTK from the coding sequence ATGAGAATAGGATTAGTTTACAATCCAAACTCTGGCAAGCTAGAGAAAGACGTTGATCTCACGAAGGCTCTCGCAGCGAAGCTTGAAGGATTGCATCTGTACTGCACCGAATCTAGCCATCTTCACCTAAGGGAGTATTTCGATCTGGAAGTAACCGGGTCAGAACGAATACACAATGACTACAGAGATACCGTAAACGCCGGGAAAGCCCTTTCGGAAATGAATCTGGTGATATCGATCGGAGGAGATGGAACTGCATCAGATGTTGTCGCCGGCATGCGTCAGACTGGAAGGCTTGCGCCAGTTGCGGGTGTGGCTTTAGGAACAGCCAATTGCGGACCACTAATTGCCTTCAGATCAGTCACGGATATACTTGACTTTGACTTCCTGAATATAAGGCCAAAATGGGTAACTGGACTAGACGTATTCGAAGAGGAATACATAAGTTCGGCATTCAACGATGTTGTCATTTCCGAAACTCTCATTTCGACAGTAGAAGGAGAGGCCTGCACTATCGATGCCTCAGACTTCTTCTACAGAAACAAGAGAACGCCTCGAGAACCCACATCAATTGCTTCAGCCGCAAGCAGATTGGAGATCAACGGAGAGGAGGTTTCGCCTCATTTTCGTACATCACAAATCATTATCTCTCCATTTTCCAAAGACACTAAGGGATTGTTTGCCTATAAGGCAGTAAGCGGCCTCCTTTGCTGGCTGCCTTACTCGAGCTGTAGCTCGGCAATGATTGTCTCTTCCAGACCGATAATAACTATGGTTGAACAGGGTGAAACGGTTACTGCGGAGCTCAAACAGTTCATCCTAGCTAACAAGGATACAGTGAGGTTATCCGGCTTCAAAGCTTTCTGCGTGATCGATGGGAATCCAAGGGTGGATCTTTCAGCGTTCAAGGGAATCGAAGTAAAAACAAATGAACGGGCTGGACTTTGTGTAGAAAGACGTGATACAAAATGA
- a CDS encoding sugar-binding transcriptional regulator: MKGLMADRDTMMKVCKLYYLEDKTQSEIARLVGISRPQVSRLLTKAKSEGVVRIEIDSGKVENLEEISIEMKERFGLKNAIVADEAADGETITSIAMSAAKFLPEYVKDGELVGISWGRTLYETVERVLFNGELPNTTFIPLIGGVGQLRHEYQMNSIVEKIANSFHSNRYYLFAPAFIENAKTLNMMLEDSSIRFMSEMWKRLDLAIVGIGEPISLSNAFKNIYDKEFLANLMKHAAVGDIAARFFNADGEPCVSGNENILGISLEELKEVPEVIGIAGGKEKAQAIHASIKAGYINSIVTDRSTALQILRMQG, from the coding sequence ATGAAAGGGCTAATGGCCGATAGAGATACAATGATGAAAGTGTGCAAACTCTACTATCTTGAAGACAAGACACAGAGCGAAATTGCCAGATTAGTTGGAATATCCAGGCCCCAGGTCAGCAGGTTGCTCACAAAAGCCAAGAGCGAGGGAGTCGTCAGGATAGAGATTGATTCGGGAAAAGTGGAGAATCTCGAAGAGATTTCAATAGAGATGAAAGAGAGATTCGGACTAAAGAACGCCATCGTTGCAGACGAAGCAGCGGATGGAGAAACCATCACTTCAATTGCGATGTCTGCTGCGAAATTTCTTCCGGAATACGTGAAAGACGGAGAGCTAGTAGGTATCTCATGGGGCCGAACGCTGTACGAGACAGTTGAAAGAGTCCTGTTCAACGGAGAGCTTCCAAACACAACATTCATACCTCTAATCGGCGGTGTCGGCCAGTTGCGTCACGAGTATCAAATGAATTCAATTGTTGAGAAGATTGCGAATTCCTTTCACAGTAACCGTTACTATCTCTTCGCTCCAGCCTTCATAGAAAACGCGAAGACTCTAAACATGATGCTCGAAGACAGTTCTATAAGATTCATGTCGGAGATGTGGAAGAGGTTGGATCTGGCCATTGTTGGGATAGGGGAACCCATATCTCTGTCCAACGCCTTCAAGAACATATACGATAAGGAGTTCCTTGCCAACCTTATGAAACACGCGGCGGTTGGCGACATAGCGGCGAGATTTTTCAACGCGGACGGAGAGCCTTGCGTTTCCGGAAATGAGAATATTCTGGGGATATCTCTTGAGGAGCTGAAGGAAGTACCCGAGGTTATTGGGATTGCAGGTGGCAAGGAGAAGGCTCAGGCAATACATGCTTCAATAAAAGCCGGATACATCAATTCAATCGTAACGGACAGGAGTACGGCTCTTCAAATACTCCGAATGCAGGGGTAA
- a CDS encoding carbohydrate kinase family protein yields the protein MRIAVIGAASIDKYLILDSFPERDSMVFTRSTHDFIGGSGANIALNLSRCAETDFYFGTGNDLASEWILKRLSLSSMNLSYAVENGAGAETIVMLDSRGERRIISLGGNALFRGVIDDKRYNAICVADSFKEVALDAFRKTGESLKVYVPGGCGLYFGVDTVVEVACLSDFTILSEGEAENLQTRISEISSNIVITRGSASTIWIDRNKNRRYFEVEGIAEEILDTTGAGDAFAAGFIEKFTKCGDPVQSIYHGHKKAAEAISVFGPNLVEGRKDLG from the coding sequence ATGAGAATCGCTGTTATCGGAGCCGCCTCGATCGACAAGTACTTGATTCTCGATTCATTTCCAGAAAGAGATTCTATGGTATTTACAAGAAGCACACATGATTTCATCGGAGGCTCTGGAGCAAACATAGCTTTGAATCTCTCGCGTTGCGCTGAAACGGATTTCTACTTTGGAACGGGAAATGATTTAGCTTCGGAGTGGATTCTAAAGAGACTCTCTTTGTCAAGCATGAATCTTAGCTACGCTGTAGAGAATGGGGCTGGTGCTGAAACAATAGTTATGCTAGATTCTAGAGGAGAGAGAAGAATCATATCACTCGGGGGTAATGCACTATTTCGAGGTGTGATCGACGACAAGAGATACAATGCGATTTGCGTGGCGGATAGTTTCAAAGAAGTGGCGCTCGATGCATTCCGAAAGACAGGTGAATCTCTGAAGGTCTATGTACCTGGTGGTTGTGGTCTGTATTTTGGAGTCGATACCGTTGTTGAGGTAGCTTGTTTATCGGATTTCACCATCTTGTCTGAAGGTGAAGCAGAGAACCTTCAGACAAGGATCAGTGAGATCTCTTCGAATATTGTAATAACCAGAGGATCCGCTTCAACGATCTGGATAGACAGAAACAAGAACCGCCGCTACTTCGAGGTTGAAGGAATCGCTGAAGAAATCTTGGATACTACGGGAGCCGGTGACGCTTTTGCCGCAGGATTCATTGAGAAGTTCACGAAGTGCGGTGATCCAGTCCAGAGCATCTACCACGGCCACAAAAAGGCGGCAGAAGCGATTTCTGTTTTTGGACCCAACCTCGTGGAAGGGAGGAAAGATCTAGGATGA
- a CDS encoding carbohydrate ABC transporter permease, which translates to MRPKRSVVITMNIVAFLVVLLILSPLLMLVLNSFRETMDIYQNPLKLPEKFYLGNYTKIFQSTSFGRNFANSMTVTLVTVLLCIVITTLAGYAMSRFNFKGKNPLILWLLASQAFPGILMIIGLFSLLNRYSLQNNPLGLIILYTTFTIPFCSWLLKGYFDEIPQALEEAAMIDGCNRFQAMRKIIVPMAVPGIVAVGTFAFLLSWNEFFFALVIMRENANYTLPVFLSRFVGTGGAVEWGALSAGALITALPPILLFLLSQKYLIGGLTRGAIK; encoded by the coding sequence ATGAGGCCTAAAAGAAGCGTAGTAATAACGATGAACATCGTAGCGTTTTTGGTGGTTCTGTTGATCCTCTCTCCTCTCTTGATGCTAGTACTAAACTCTTTCAGAGAGACTATGGATATTTATCAGAATCCTCTAAAGCTTCCGGAGAAATTCTATCTGGGTAACTACACGAAGATCTTCCAGAGCACCAGTTTCGGCAGGAACTTCGCAAACAGCATGACGGTTACGCTAGTCACCGTTCTACTCTGCATAGTTATCACTACACTGGCAGGGTATGCAATGTCCAGATTTAATTTCAAGGGCAAGAACCCTTTGATACTATGGCTTCTGGCTTCCCAGGCTTTCCCGGGAATTTTAATGATTATCGGTCTCTTTTCTCTCCTGAACAGATATTCCCTTCAGAACAACCCCCTGGGCCTGATTATTCTATACACTACCTTTACTATCCCGTTCTGCAGCTGGTTGCTAAAGGGGTACTTCGATGAAATTCCCCAGGCGCTTGAAGAAGCTGCAATGATAGATGGCTGTAATCGATTTCAGGCAATGAGAAAGATAATTGTGCCAATGGCAGTTCCGGGGATAGTTGCTGTCGGAACGTTTGCGTTTCTTCTCTCTTGGAACGAATTCTTTTTCGCGCTTGTGATAATGAGAGAGAATGCGAATTATACCCTTCCCGTTTTCCTTTCAAGATTTGTTGGAACCGGAGGTGCCGTTGAATGGGGTGCACTTTCGGCAGGTGCTCTCATCACTGCTCTTCCTCCTATCCTTCTATTTCTTCTCTCGCAGAAGTATTTGATCGGAGGCCTTACGAGAGGTGCCATCAAATGA
- a CDS encoding carbohydrate ABC transporter permease — protein sequence MIVVALISVYPFVNGIYNSFFSDAVFGGGRYFSGLENFRDLMSDNLFWTGLKNNLIWSAACVGFELVLGMLIALLLNLPYIKLRGLYRALILLPWATTPVVAALIWRYIFGVMGPMNSFLNAVGFANPPNWLITPGYSLFACIVANIWIGLPFVIVTLLAGLQSLPSDVYEAAEIDGAGVFKRFFHLTLPLMKSLILILVTLNTIWTFNMFDIVYSMTNGGPGNSSMLLSLYSYQNAFAYFQQGYASAIGVICLLILLLPVAFYIREVRNEA from the coding sequence TTGATAGTAGTAGCGCTAATAAGCGTATACCCATTTGTCAACGGGATATACAACAGCTTCTTCTCCGATGCTGTCTTCGGAGGAGGAAGGTACTTCTCCGGCCTTGAGAATTTCAGAGACCTGATGTCAGACAACCTTTTTTGGACCGGCCTTAAGAACAACCTTATATGGTCTGCCGCCTGTGTTGGGTTTGAACTTGTTCTAGGTATGTTAATAGCTCTGCTGCTCAACCTGCCATACATAAAGCTAAGAGGTCTGTACAGAGCGCTGATCCTTCTACCTTGGGCAACAACCCCGGTTGTTGCGGCACTTATTTGGAGATACATCTTCGGAGTTATGGGACCTATGAATTCCTTTCTGAATGCGGTGGGCTTTGCAAATCCTCCAAACTGGCTGATAACTCCGGGATATTCTCTCTTCGCCTGTATAGTCGCAAACATATGGATAGGCCTACCGTTCGTTATTGTAACTCTTTTGGCGGGATTGCAGTCCCTACCTTCTGATGTATACGAGGCTGCCGAGATAGATGGTGCCGGAGTATTCAAGAGGTTCTTCCATCTGACTCTGCCTTTGATGAAGAGCCTGATCCTGATTCTTGTTACTCTGAACACTATCTGGACGTTCAATATGTTCGACATAGTCTACTCTATGACCAACGGCGGACCGGGGAACTCTTCAATGCTACTGTCGCTGTATTCTTATCAAAATGCTTTCGCCTACTTTCAGCAAGGATACGCCTCTGCGATCGGCGTCATTTGTTTGCTTATACTCCTTCTACCTGTGGCTTTCTATATAAGGGAGGTAAGAAATGAGGCCTAA
- a CDS encoding ABC transporter substrate-binding protein, whose protein sequence is MKKVFVISLLLIITEAVFAITLDFYCLAWQPAAVDKIYDLVDIWNMDNPDIQVNIIWGTWESSDQYLLTSFQGGNAPDVFHTDAEKFREYGMMGYAAPLNSYVTDDMIDDIPAHIFEDCYDFSGNLYGIPWCQETQVIFYNKDIFEENGIRLPLDRMISWEQLLDIAQSVTKKDENGKVITWGILAPLMERFHWTLIAQKNGTVLTKDSNHKWKVEINDGAREAIQFYLSLITEHQVMPRDVISIDYTSLMQGFINGKYAMVTFGCWNRRFLLQNKGFDWGMLLVKNGDNRINASDPQAFGISKLSKHKDEAFAFIEFMTNTENSAEISYSDYLFPVRESSLEDPRFSSPENEWDIAKAWLQYSDNVKPGMPGFYTFEWKVFVPNLEKVILGSMTLDAALKDTVTEGNKMLKKLGLQ, encoded by the coding sequence GTGAAGAAGGTATTTGTCATTTCATTGCTTCTAATAATTACCGAGGCGGTCTTCGCCATTACCCTGGACTTTTACTGTCTTGCCTGGCAACCTGCAGCCGTTGACAAGATATACGATCTGGTCGATATATGGAACATGGATAATCCGGATATTCAGGTGAACATTATCTGGGGCACCTGGGAGTCTTCAGACCAGTATCTGCTGACAAGTTTTCAAGGCGGAAACGCGCCGGACGTCTTCCACACTGACGCCGAGAAATTCCGAGAATATGGAATGATGGGATATGCAGCCCCCCTTAACAGTTACGTCACTGACGACATGATTGACGACATCCCGGCCCATATATTCGAAGACTGCTACGATTTCAGTGGCAATCTATACGGGATCCCCTGGTGTCAGGAAACACAGGTAATCTTCTACAACAAGGACATATTCGAAGAAAACGGAATTAGATTACCTCTCGACAGAATGATTTCGTGGGAACAGCTGCTCGATATTGCTCAAAGCGTTACAAAGAAAGATGAAAACGGGAAAGTAATAACCTGGGGAATCCTTGCTCCACTAATGGAGAGGTTTCACTGGACGTTGATCGCTCAGAAAAACGGAACGGTACTCACGAAGGACAGCAATCATAAATGGAAGGTCGAGATCAATGATGGAGCAAGAGAAGCAATACAGTTCTACCTTTCACTGATAACTGAACACCAAGTGATGCCTAGAGACGTTATAAGTATAGATTATACTTCCCTCATGCAGGGATTCATAAACGGGAAGTACGCAATGGTTACCTTCGGTTGCTGGAATAGACGCTTTTTGCTTCAGAACAAAGGCTTTGACTGGGGTATGCTTCTTGTCAAGAACGGTGACAACAGGATCAATGCGTCCGACCCCCAGGCTTTTGGCATCTCGAAGCTGTCCAAGCACAAGGATGAGGCCTTTGCCTTCATAGAGTTCATGACAAATACTGAAAACTCCGCAGAGATAAGCTACAGTGATTATCTCTTTCCTGTCAGAGAGTCATCTCTAGAGGATCCGAGATTCAGCTCTCCGGAAAATGAATGGGACATCGCAAAAGCCTGGCTCCAATACTCAGACAACGTTAAGCCTGGAATGCCCGGATTTTATACTTTCGAATGGAAAGTGTTCGTTCCAAATCTAGAAAAGGTCATCCTCGGTAGCATGACTTTGGATGCCGCGCTGAAGGATACAGTTACTGAGGGAAACAAAATGCTGAAGAAACTCGGGCTTCAATGA
- a CDS encoding alcohol dehydrogenase catalytic domain-containing protein, which yields MKAAIYKGIGKIEIDDISKPVIQADEGLVKIGMVGVCGTDIKTFNKGHHMFKPPCILGHEFTGEIVEKGASVDYDFGDTSYVIAPYIECGKCEMCQKGVPELCSKKHWVEGAFTEYVKVPLEILKRATLKIPDHVPESTATLTEPLACAIHGIDKARITPEDRVLVVGSGPMGLLLGNALKNMKCETYISDIDENRLSMAENCGLKTIDFSESGFESFKNSDPRFDSIILANDRKELVDSLLPFVHPGGTFELFGGMSRDAVLEIDPYFIHYKEIDLVGAFGFSEKDFKKAFGFITSDPDSFSKLISKVWDLENIVEAFKDATDKTKAKIVVKVSS from the coding sequence TTGAAGGCAGCAATCTACAAGGGCATCGGGAAGATCGAAATCGATGATATAAGCAAGCCCGTTATCCAGGCAGACGAAGGTCTTGTGAAGATAGGTATGGTTGGCGTCTGTGGCACGGATATAAAGACATTCAACAAAGGCCATCACATGTTCAAACCGCCTTGCATTCTAGGGCATGAGTTCACCGGAGAGATAGTTGAAAAAGGAGCGTCGGTAGACTACGATTTCGGTGATACCAGCTATGTGATTGCTCCATACATAGAGTGCGGCAAATGTGAAATGTGCCAGAAAGGAGTTCCCGAACTCTGCTCAAAGAAGCATTGGGTCGAAGGAGCATTCACCGAGTATGTGAAAGTGCCATTAGAAATCCTGAAAAGGGCAACTCTGAAGATCCCGGATCATGTCCCCGAGAGTACCGCAACCCTGACAGAACCGCTCGCCTGCGCAATTCATGGCATAGACAAAGCCAGGATAACCCCCGAAGACAGAGTCCTGGTTGTTGGAAGCGGTCCTATGGGATTGCTCCTTGGAAACGCTCTGAAAAACATGAAATGTGAGACATACATTTCCGATATCGATGAGAACAGGCTATCTATGGCTGAGAACTGTGGCCTCAAGACGATAGACTTCAGTGAGTCTGGTTTCGAAAGCTTCAAGAACAGTGATCCTCGCTTCGATTCAATTATCCTTGCAAATGACAGAAAGGAACTTGTCGATTCGCTTCTGCCTTTCGTCCATCCAGGCGGAACATTTGAGTTGTTTGGTGGAATGTCGAGAGACGCGGTCCTGGAGATAGATCCTTACTTTATTCACTATAAAGAGATAGACCTCGTCGGCGCTTTTGGTTTCTCCGAGAAGGATTTCAAGAAGGCCTTCGGCTTCATCACCAGTGATCCAGATTCTTTTTCTAAACTGATTTCCAAAGTATGGGACCTCGAGAATATTGTAGAAGCTTTCAAAGACGCTACAGATAAGACCAAAGCCAAGATTGTCGTAAAGGTCTCAAGCTAG
- a CDS encoding molybdopterin-dependent oxidoreductase, giving the protein MKKTLLVVLAAMLLISTAVIANPVLKISGVIALRNEEGVWQLTLDEFKELPQTEFFVTDPWMGDKTYVGVALADLLKFVGVPSGTKNVVLVCSDEKEFAVSYEDALKFPIMLTHSTRSGENLRALPASQGGPIKLAYPINDFPEITDKYPSDNWAWYVIEVRAEM; this is encoded by the coding sequence ATGAAGAAAACCTTACTGGTTGTTCTTGCGGCAATGCTTCTTATTTCGACCGCGGTGATCGCAAATCCCGTACTCAAGATCAGCGGCGTGATCGCACTGAGAAATGAGGAAGGCGTCTGGCAACTCACACTTGACGAGTTCAAAGAACTGCCCCAAACCGAGTTCTTTGTGACCGATCCGTGGATGGGAGACAAGACATATGTTGGAGTGGCTCTCGCCGATCTGTTGAAGTTCGTGGGAGTTCCTTCTGGAACAAAGAATGTTGTTCTGGTATGCTCCGACGAGAAAGAGTTCGCAGTCTCTTACGAGGATGCATTGAAGTTTCCGATAATGCTGACTCACTCAACCAGATCGGGCGAAAACCTTAGGGCTCTTCCTGCGAGCCAGGGTGGCCCCATAAAGCTTGCATATCCGATCAACGACTTCCCGGAGATCACCGACAAGTATCCGTCTGACAACTGGGCATGGTACGTAATCGAAGTTAGGGCTGAGATGTGA
- a CDS encoding metallophosphoesterase family protein, translating into MKKALLMVFLFLFLSAVFAIEGHVFVDLNSNRILDPEDQTVQGCLISNGIEIVSSDSDGFYNISDSDGFVFLIKPDGYVCSEWYVRGVESHDFLLTPVVENGVFAVVNDIHYADDPDLFYESLGDREMVDNPDEYMTKLVSILETISPDFIVCNGDMGASIKDIDDETATRWATKVKDYLTVGDIPVYYSIGNHETNRRKADSYDIFHNVYGPKYYSFNSFGTHYIVLNTHNVLDGSFIYEIDSVQLEWLKRDIESVPLNTRIIVFSHEPIFNLAKTDNYYEMMQIFADDCSYHISGHRHTMIEYFDAPFVELTCGAVSGAWWEGPSPTGDEYGFTLFEMKRSDLNYSFVTLTDDYSGWFDMSRETPYSGVEYIRFCTFPSVSDDIEVLLNDRVFECDVLKREMRFWSEYHFNVNLSSFPDGLNEIVVRVGDKEFRKKLFVRNAPVDIKSMKTNPEYFEGSLVLVSNCSNTGQWGTTYTFNDGSDTFMVQITNLDIPFAISKDEKYSLYGIFRNSERVVDPIKLLVAEGIVQEE; encoded by the coding sequence ATGAAGAAAGCACTCTTGATGGTTTTCTTATTTCTTTTTCTCAGCGCTGTTTTTGCAATTGAGGGCCATGTGTTTGTTGATCTGAACTCAAACCGGATACTCGACCCAGAGGATCAGACCGTTCAGGGTTGCCTTATTTCGAACGGAATTGAGATAGTATCTTCAGACAGTGACGGGTTCTACAACATCTCTGATTCGGATGGCTTCGTATTCTTGATTAAGCCCGACGGTTATGTATGCAGCGAGTGGTATGTTAGAGGAGTCGAAAGTCACGACTTCTTGCTGACGCCGGTTGTGGAGAACGGCGTCTTCGCCGTTGTAAACGATATTCACTACGCGGATGATCCAGACCTCTTCTATGAATCTCTAGGGGACAGAGAGATGGTCGACAACCCAGATGAATACATGACTAAACTAGTTTCGATTCTCGAAACAATAAGTCCCGATTTCATCGTCTGCAACGGTGACATGGGAGCAAGCATCAAGGACATCGACGATGAGACTGCAACCAGATGGGCTACTAAGGTGAAAGACTATCTCACGGTCGGAGACATCCCAGTTTACTACTCAATTGGAAATCATGAGACAAACCGGAGGAAGGCCGATTCGTACGATATTTTTCACAACGTCTACGGACCTAAGTATTATTCTTTCAACAGCTTTGGAACGCACTACATTGTACTCAATACTCATAATGTGCTCGATGGCAGCTTCATCTACGAGATCGACTCAGTGCAGCTCGAATGGCTAAAAAGAGATATAGAATCTGTCCCTCTCAATACCAGAATAATTGTTTTCTCTCATGAACCGATATTCAATCTGGCAAAGACCGACAATTATTATGAAATGATGCAGATCTTTGCAGACGACTGTTCATATCACATCAGCGGCCATAGACATACTATGATAGAGTACTTCGATGCCCCTTTTGTTGAGCTAACCTGCGGCGCCGTTTCTGGAGCTTGGTGGGAAGGTCCTTCCCCAACGGGTGACGAATATGGATTCACGCTTTTTGAAATGAAGAGAAGCGATTTGAATTACAGCTTCGTAACTCTTACAGACGATTATTCCGGGTGGTTCGACATGAGCAGAGAGACTCCCTATTCCGGAGTGGAGTATATCCGATTCTGCACATTTCCTTCAGTATCGGACGATATTGAAGTACTTCTCAATGATCGTGTCTTCGAATGTGATGTTTTGAAGAGAGAGATGAGGTTCTGGAGCGAGTACCATTTCAACGTTAATCTCTCTTCCTTTCCAGATGGCCTAAACGAGATTGTTGTGCGCGTCGGAGACAAAGAATTCAGAAAGAAGCTCTTCGTCAGAAATGCGCCGGTAGATATCAAATCTATGAAAACCAATCCAGAATACTTCGAGGGATCTCTTGTGCTCGTCTCAAATTGTTCCAATACCGGTCAGTGGGGTACAACCTACACATTTAACGATGGTAGCGATACTTTCATGGTTCAAATAACCAATCTGGACATTCCATTTGCCATTTCCAAAGATGAGAAGTACTCTCTCTACGGAATCTTTAGAAACAGCGAGAGAGTGGTCGATCCGATCAAGCTGTTGGTGGCCGAGGGAATTGTTCAGGAAGAATAA
- a CDS encoding class I fructose-bisphosphate aldolase — MTGKLIRMSRILREDGKTVIVALDHGQFQGPIEGIRDIRRTLSNIVASRPDAMILNPGVIEKNGDLLGGKVSILCRITGASTNYSTKFDYHRITTSVEHALSIGADGVVVMGFIGGDGENASLEIIGKVAEECSKLGMPLITEMLPQAMDHFTDPEYIALGARVAYELGADLIKVYYTGFESFTKVLESVPVPVVIAGGPKGKDAFEMAKEALELGAMGVAYGRNVFQADDQTEYVEKLLKTVHG, encoded by the coding sequence ATGACGGGAAAACTGATTAGAATGAGCCGGATACTCAGAGAAGACGGAAAAACTGTGATCGTCGCTCTGGATCACGGGCAGTTCCAGGGTCCGATAGAAGGCATCAGAGATATCAGGAGGACATTGAGCAACATAGTTGCTAGCCGGCCCGATGCGATGATTCTAAATCCAGGCGTCATCGAAAAGAACGGAGATTTGCTTGGAGGAAAGGTTTCGATTCTATGCAGAATAACGGGGGCCTCTACTAACTACTCCACAAAGTTTGACTACCACAGAATTACTACTTCCGTCGAACACGCGTTATCAATAGGAGCAGACGGAGTCGTTGTTATGGGATTCATAGGAGGCGATGGTGAAAATGCGTCGCTTGAAATTATCGGAAAAGTGGCAGAAGAATGCAGCAAGCTAGGAATGCCATTGATTACTGAAATGCTTCCGCAGGCCATGGATCACTTCACTGACCCCGAATATATTGCACTCGGAGCCAGGGTCGCCTATGAACTGGGCGCCGATCTGATAAAGGTCTATTACACGGGCTTTGAGTCATTTACGAAGGTTCTGGAATCAGTCCCTGTGCCCGTCGTGATTGCCGGCGGGCCGAAGGGAAAGGATGCCTTTGAAATGGCAAAGGAGGCTCTGGAGCTCGGCGCGATGGGAGTTGCTTACGGCAGAAATGTATTTCAGGCCGATGACCAGACTGAATATGTCGAAAAGCTTTTGAAAACTGTTCACGGCTAG